From Deferribacterota bacterium:
CATCTAAACCTAAAGTAACAATATCTAAATCTGCATTATCCTCAAAGCGTTTTACTTCCCACAGTTGTGAGGTTATCTCATCATTTTCTTCTGCCTCTCTGTCAGAATCACTTGTTTGATATAAAACAAAAAAACCTACTTTATTACCCTCTCCCATATTATAATATATTTTTCCGTAGAAGGCATCCTCATCCCTAATGCCCTCATCGACATCTCTTATAACACTTACCTCATATCCTCTAATCCAACCTAGTTGATAGTCAAAGGCATTGTGTGAACCATCAAACAATATACCCATCGCTGTTTCTTTCCATAACCAAGGGTTAATATTAACTGGTTGTAAGCCTATCTTTGTTCTTGTATCAAAACCGTATTTATCTAACCCAGGTAACCTAAAATCAACATAACCCCATCTTGTCTCAACATTAACCCCATCTCCTGAATATCCACCACCTTTACTTACTTCTCCAAAGCGCACGCCTCCAACTTCCATTGCATATACTGCCTTAACATTTTCGTCATCTGAGGTGCCTTCAAACCAGAATTGGTATTTTATCTCCCCAAAGGTATCCTCAAGGTCTTCATCACTAATTCGACCTTGCTGCTCAGAAACAAACCAAGCATTCTGATTTGTATACAATTGAAAACGATTGTCCATACGACCATGTAATTCCAGTTGTATTGCTAATACAGTAACAGGCAAAGACAAAACAACAAAAAACAACATAATTTTAAAAAGATAGTGTTTCATTGATACCCCCTCTTTAGTTATATAAAAACAATAAGATTATAAGATACTAAAGCGAATATCAAGTCAAATTGATGTAAAAAATAAAAATAATAAAAACACTTAGTATTTCAAACTAAAAAAATATAGAATAGGATTTTTTGAATTTAAAGTTTTAATAAGTAATATCTTTATGTTATTAAGCATATTATTAACACTTTATTTAACATAATCAGTATTAGTTATGTCTGAGTGGTTGGTATTTTTTGTTAAAATAACTATTTAAAACTTTCTTTTTTATTCCGATAGTAGGCTACTACTTGCTTTTAAAAAAAGCTAATAAATATTATTTGACAATTTTATGAAATATCCTTTATAGTAAATGTTTATTAAATTATTTAGTAAGGTTAAACTGATCCACCAAAACAGTGCCAGCCAGCATCTGCCAATAGCAAAAAACCTGTTACAAGGCTACTTGCATTTGAAGCTAAAAATACTGCTGGTCCAACAATTTCTTCTGGTTTGCCAAAGCGTTTAAACATATTTTGATTTCTAATATTATCATACCAAGATTTGTCTTTCATAACTTCCTTTACAAGTGATGTTTCAATATATGCAGGACCAATAGCGTTCACTCTTACAAATGGTGCCCATTCTGCTGCTAGTACCCTTGTCATTTGTCGTACAGCTCCTTTACTGCTAGCGTAACCTATCTGTTTTGGCATAATTATTTCTGAAAAAATAGAAGCCATATTAATCATACTTCCTTTTTTCTGATCATACATAATTTTTCCGACTTCTTTAGCACACATAAAAACACCGTAAAGATTAACTTTCATTATTTTATCGAACTCATCATAGGTTAGCTCCAATGCAGGCTTTCTTATATTAATTCCAGGAATGTTAAAGGAAACATCGATTTTTTTATATTTAGCTACACTCTTTTTGACAGCTTCTTGTACACTATTAATATCAGTTACGTCAAGTTTGATTCTCAATATATCTCCATTACATTCTTTTGCTGTTTCTTCTATTCCTTCTTCATTTATATCTGCCAAAATTACTTTTGCACCCAACGCATCAAAACCTAGTGCTATAGCTCGACCTAATCCGGATGCAGCTCCTGTAACAAATGTTACCATATCTTTCACACTAAACATTTCATCAGGCTTATACATCCATTTATCTATGGTCCAATCCTTTTCTTTCATAATGTTACCTCCTACTAATATTTTGTACATTATCTTTGTAGTCTATTACTTTGCCACTGGCTAAGAACATCTGAACTATCTTATTAATACATTATGTATTTTTTAAAATGATATTCTTATAAATATCTATAAAACCCATTAATTCCGTCTCAAAGTTTGTCACTAATTTAGCTTTGCACAAAGCTAAAGATTTAATTAAAGTAAAAAATGTCATTTTTTATAATTTATTACTATTTATAAAATTTATTCCTACACAGCAACTATCCTTATAGGATAACCTTTTTTATGATGCAAATCATCTAAACCTTTACCAATTTCTTCTAACTTGATATGGGATGTTACTGATTTACTTAGATCTAGCCTTCCCATAGAAACTAGCTTAATTATCCTTTCTATTTCTAAATTTTCAAAGGCATAACAACCCACCACATCAAATTCTTGCCTAGCAAAAATAGCTACACTTGGTAGTTTAACAGGTTCTGCTCCAAGGCCTATTATCAACGCTCTTCCACCTGGTCTTAAGCTATTTATTGCTTGTTCTTGTGTTTTCGGCAAGCCTATAATTTCCATTGAGATATCTACACCACATCCTGTTGTTTTTATAATTTCAGCAACAGGTTCTTTTTCTCTAGCATTTATTGTGTAATCTGCACCAAACATCTTCTTTGCTCTTTCACATATATAATCATCCACATCAACACCAATAACAAAACCAGCCCCACACATTTTTGAAAGCTCAACAGCATGTACACCTAACCCACCCAAACCAAAAATTGCAACACTATCTCCAGGTCTCATATTTGATCTTTTGCTTATAGCGTGAAAGGGTGTTGCTACAGCATCTGTGCATATAGCAGCTTGGTCAAAAGGAACATTATCTGGTAGTTTTATAAGAGTTTCTGCAGGCACCTTTACATATTCTGCATATGCACCATCTTCTTCCATTCCTATTCGTTTTTTGTTAATACATATGGATGGTCTACCAAGTTTACATGGCAAACACTTTCCACATGTTTGTATAAAATTAACACATACCCTATCCCCAACGCTCCAATCTTTAACATCTTCACCAACCTCACAAATAATTCCTGCAGTCTCATGGCCTAAAGTAATTGGGTATCGTGGCAGTACTGTTGACCCATCTATCATATGTATATCAGAACCACAAAGGCCTGTAGCTTTAACATCAAGTAGAACATCCTTTGGCCCAATCTCAGAAATATCCACCTCTTCAAGTTTTAAAGCCTCAGCTATATTAGAGTTTGTTTTATATAAACGCAAATCTTTCATCTTTCCCTTCATAAGTTTATCCTCCTTTTATATATTATGAGTGTCTTTCCCAATTTTTCTGAAGAGATTTCACCTAGAACTGTATTAAATGTTTTTTCCATACAAACAAATATATCTAAATAATAACAACATTATAAAAAATTGCAATAATATTAAAAACTATTATTAAATTTTTAAAAGCAAACGTTTCATGTTAGAAAAGTAAGATATAGAGTCAAATTATTACCAATTAGGGTATAAAAATGTAATAATTTTATAATAGTTTACTGCATACAAGTAGTTACTTATAACAAAAAGTATTATAAAGAAACTGTAGACTTGAAATAATTAAAGAACATTCAACTAATTATTATATTATAAAAAATTGAAAATTTACATGATATAAATATATAAATATAATTTTAATTATAAAACTAGAGGTTCATGAATTAAAAATAGCACAGTTTTGGTCACAGCATATACTCCAGCACCAAGAGGTACTTCTATGCATGAACTATACAAATATGCAGGTGTAGTCTTAGAAATAGATACCCTTAATGACACAATTGTTGATGCTGAATTAACGTTAATTACCGATTTGGCAAAAAGATTTTTTAAAAGATTACTAATAGGATATGATTTAAAAAAAGGAAGTGAGGAATTATCTAAAATAATACGGAATAAATATTGGGCTCCTTCAGACGAGGCTTTTATAGCTTGTTTAAACGTGGCAATTAGAAGATATTTTGATACAAAATCAAATTTAGTAGAAAAAAATTAATTATAGCTTGGGTTCCCGAGTTATTAATGACGATATCGAAGGCTTTATGTCAATATTTTTGGATAGTTACACCGTTTTTTGCTCTCAAAATTTAGTTCTTTGCGGTATTGTGCGAAGCTCTCACTACAGGAGCAAATATTTTTAAAAGAAAATAATGTAGCTTCGGAATAAATATTTTTAAGAACAGATATATGAAATATATTTCATTGAATAAATAAATTTAATTTATTCTTATTGTCATTGTCACTCCTGAAATTACAATAATGGAGCCAAGAATTTGAGAAAAAGAGATGTGCTCATTAAGTAGAAAGTATGCTCCAAGCATTGTAAATACAGGCAATAGATTTAACATAACAGAAGCCTTGCCTGCTCCCAAAATGATTACTGATCTGCTATAAAGTATTAAGGCTATAAAAGAGGGAAATATACCTAAATAAAAAATACCTGCCAGTTTGCCGGCCTGAAAAATATTTGGTATTCCTGTTATCCACCATTCAACCATTACAATTGGCAATAAAATTATTACCGAAATACCGGTCATAAGCCATATAATCCCGAAAATCCGGAAGTTATACATATATTGCTTAACATACAA
This genomic window contains:
- a CDS encoding zinc-binding dehydrogenase — protein: MKGKMKDLRLYKTNSNIAEALKLEEVDISEIGPKDVLLDVKATGLCGSDIHMIDGSTVLPRYPITLGHETAGIICEVGEDVKDWSVGDRVCVNFIQTCGKCLPCKLGRPSICINKKRIGMEEDGAYAEYVKVPAETLIKLPDNVPFDQAAICTDAVATPFHAISKRSNMRPGDSVAIFGLGGLGVHAVELSKMCGAGFVIGVDVDDYICERAKKMFGADYTINAREKEPVAEIIKTTGCGVDISMEIIGLPKTQEQAINSLRPGGRALIIGLGAEPVKLPSVAIFARQEFDVVGCYAFENLEIERIIKLVSMGRLDLSKSVTSHIKLEEIGKGLDDLHHKKGYPIRIVAV
- a CDS encoding DUF3870 domain-containing protein, producing MVTAYTPAPRGTSMHELYKYAGVVLEIDTLNDTIVDAELTLITDLAKRFFKRLLIGYDLKKGSEELSKIIRNKYWAPSDEAFIACLNVAIRRYFDTKSNLVEKN
- a CDS encoding SDR family oxidoreductase, whose product is MYKPDEMFSVKDMVTFVTGAASGLGRAIALGFDALGAKVILADINEEGIEETAKECNGDILRIKLDVTDINSVQEAVKKSVAKYKKIDVSFNIPGINIRKPALELTYDEFDKIMKVNLYGVFMCAKEVGKIMYDQKKGSMINMASIFSEIIMPKQIGYASSKGAVRQMTRVLAAEWAPFVRVNAIGPAYIETSLVKEVMKDKSWYDNIRNQNMFKRFGKPEEIVGPAVFLASNASSLVTGFLLLADAGWHCFGGSV